A region of the Mytilus galloprovincialis chromosome 1, xbMytGall1.hap1.1, whole genome shotgun sequence genome:
GTGTTACATGAAGAACAGTTGCCGCAAGGTTTAACTTGAAATATGgagtcgaaaagatcagtaaccaagcattttcatttaatgccaagaccatagcaacagttttcatatcagtatatttttaacataccgaatgtaatttgaattgcataaataccataaataaacaatttagagcttgccaaataaaacaaaatgcttaccagttattcaggactttttaaaacctctagtttgccatctcaggttaaaaagtaatgatatgtctgggactgaaataagacaaaaaaattactcaggctgtgttatcatttggtttagatacataagtattattgagagagcaaACATCAAATTCTTGAAAGTTTTAtcgcaaagaaagaaaaatgcttctcccttgtggcttatcaaccttcatttaaatcttttatattagcaGCAACGAGTgctagctaactagcttaatagttgaaaaggtgcagcaatattgttttcaaaagttttgttgatcctccccctttttcactgagaaaagaCAATATCTTGTGATTTGCTAGTGTGCATTACAAATAACAATTCATGATTTccttattacatgtacatgtttgactGTTTATTAactgcatatgatatctactgaccatgGGTCGAattattggataaaagcacatgtgatgatgtatttcactttactcgtatgaagtgtgttatctcccttgattatcagttattcctgtaaaccggagtgataattacataacaaagactgtattgtgtcatgtttacttacagctaaaactattatgttagttcatgtctttttcaatcaaaaacaaattcctttcagatCTCTCGGGGGTGTAAACAAAGTTagaattgtgcctaaaaaaagtgttcagcccgtgccagtaatgcattttaaaagcgaaaatttcattgagtattTGCTGGTATTTATCTATAATGGTTCTCTAAAATCATCTGGGatatctaggtataaataaaacaatactaaccatcattttcacaCTTTTTccgggtgtacaaggtgaaatcatccatagatCACTCTGAAAACTTCTGATTAATCTTTTTGTAAattggctcaatatctttaattgtttttacataggcggtaatggtaacggtttttcctgtagctcagtccatatcgtaaacttggatatgtatgatagctcgtttcgaagctgtgacattttcacatatgtggttaaattttcggggtacgaagtgagattaccttttccgtaaattagcaaaccccgaacatccttttgtgatgcggctccttgtggtaaaatatcccccttttaacacagtaagttctttgaaaatttaatactttgaacacattcaatagctccatagtttttacaaatttattctatgttcctctactttcctaatcaccacaaataattaagttcagtcatttgttaaaaatagaaacatgtcaaatatcactacacagagattttttctttacacgtgacttttgagttcctcactAACGGCCActtagagagccgtggtgtagtggttagtgcatcggactacaaacacaaaggttcctggttcaattcccgtctgggatgaaaatttcaggaactgcattttcggctctcccttgacaccatttgcgagtatgatctcgaagaaacgatgatagtccgtcggaaggggacgataaatggctgatccgtgtttagagagagccatatctcttgcacgttaaagacacccttgtagatttcgaaaaaaaggataatgccgctacaaggcagcactcgcacccgcaaagtgggaagggattaatataagttgcaaaacttgtttcccaatccactataaataaatatgtttaaacgaaACTAACTAAAGGCCTTGTTcgtgtacaaaaaaatgaaggaaaaacaaatatgtaacacaaaaataaacaacaactattgaattaaaggctcctgactaggAAGAGTAAATATTTCGAATAAAAAGAGTACACGAAATTGATGCAGATACTATTTGGTAGTCATTGTGTTCCAAAACCTGTCTCATCtgtattatacaatcaatcttGACACAAAACAACTTTTTGATTTATTATTCTGATTTGTGGACCATGTTAACTTTCACAATAAAGTAGAAGCATGGGCAGTGTTAGTCGATGAAAGCACGTGATTTTCTTATACGAGCTTTCCTGAAGTATCGAAACTTCTGAATTTGTGTTTCTGAgccaatttttgaaataaaaataggatattttcaaaatatggtCAGTTGAAATTGATGCTTTAAATAATTGTGATATACGAGTAAGCCAatgtatcaaaacaaataaaagtttgTTACGAGCCACTATTTAGTATTAAAAGATGGCATGTTGACAATCTAAATTGATGCAGACAGAAACTTGTAGTCATGTGGTCCAATATTGCAGACTTTTGTATCATGCGAtcaatcctgacataacaaaatACTGATTTACCATGCGATTATTATGCTATCGATCTGTAAGTCTAATGTATTCAGCAGTTGTAATTAAacctttttgttattttcgtctacatttttgtgcatttacttagatataatatttgaataaccTAAATCAAATATGCTATAACAGgagtttttatatattaaagtgtAAAAGTCATAGAGAGTCATTattgtgtcttaaattttttGACAATCACATGTTGACAAATGACATGTAAAactgattttgtaaaatattatgatttagAGTTATTGTTAACAGCTTAACGTATATCCTTCGAGAAAGttatagaataaaaaaacaaacataatatatacgTGTTTAGTAGAGATCCGTTCAAGCGGCACTCCAATGATCATTTTATCTTATATGATATACACCGTACAACTTCACGTAATAGTTAAGGGAAACAATGAAGTGGTGTTGTAAAAATAACAATCAATGTGTATCTTAATGTTTTAGTTTCCTACAAACCTTAAATCAGGGTCTGTGTTTTCATCACGAGGACGTTGAAAAGACACTCTGTCATCTGTACTGAGGAACTCCGACTCCATATGCTGCTGTAATATGTGTCGTTTAGAATTATCTTTTGAATTAGAAATGTTTCTTGTGATATTCAAATGATGTATTCCTGCTTTTCCTCTTTCTAATTCGACAAGAAATGAAACACCACAACTCTTTACATTTCTATTATGTCCAACTAAATTATTCATATGTTTAGTATTGACTCCTTTCGAAACGAATTCGCCTACAGTATTTTTATTGTGTGAAACATCATTCACATTTGTTGCTAAGATGTATTGTGTTTCATTCGAAAAGTTTTCAACGGTCTCTTCCACATTTTCAGAATCTGTATCCTCCGAAATATTTTCTTCCTCACTGCTCGTTATAGTCTCTTCTTCGGAACTGTCTGCCCATTCGGAATCAGATTCTATCCAAGGTGTGATGcctattatattttttctataaatgctTTCAGCATTTTCAACAAACGTGTTGATGATATAATCTGAATGCATATATCTGAGATGTTTTCCTAATTGACTATAATGCGCAAATGTTAACGGACATATACTACAGGGAACGCGTGGTTGTTTTGCATGGATATAAAGATGACCTCTTAAACTGTACTTATTCTCAAAAGGAATACGACAAAATGAACACCAATGTTGTCGTTCCATGTTGCAATATGAATTGTTCCGTTTCTTGTAAGAccttaaaaaaatgtcattgtAATGTACTCTCAATTTTcttaataatatatgtaaatacaTTAAGTAACTTAAAAGATATAATATGCATTTAAAAACTTTCAACCAACCGTGTCGACAGTGTAGTTGAAAAATAGACGGCGCTTGTGTGGTCGTGTTTGACATTTGACCAAAATTAATATCATAACTCAAAGGTTGTATTCCGTTCTACTCTAACTTTAAACACCAGAATGATTGCATttgaaacactttttttttataaatttatgcaCATTTTACAGTTCTAGAGATATCCTGATTACTTTTGCTAAAACAGCGCATAATAAGCGAAAAAAGGAATTGgtaaaataattaattgattgatttggGTTGATAAATATCTAGttgcaaacatttcatgcatgttaAGGACAAGAACAAATCCACAATGCATACACTATAATTAACCTGTTATAAAGACTGTCCGAGACGAAGATGGACGTGGCTGAGTACCTGCACATCCCGCAAAGCCAAACGGACACCCTTCTTTGACTAGGGCACCACGAGCAATCGGATAAAAATCTAAATGACTATATTTCTATTCATCTGTCACACATAAGGTGATTTGGGAAATGCATGGGCTGGACTAGTACTTACTGTGAAAATACCCTTATCAAGGACatgatgaaaatgtaaattttgtccAACAGTACTTTGCAAAAAAGGTTGTGTtcaaaaagtgagaaaaaaacagCTCACCCTAAATAAATTATACGTACTATCAACCTGTGTAAATGAATACTCTATAGCAAAAAAATCACTGGAACAAATACAGGGAATCATATCCCAATAATATTACTATTCATTCCATGCTACACACAGTTTATATTTCCCACATTATCATGACCTTCAAACGAACTTACACAATACCTTTTTTTATGGAACTAGGACTAGATATCTGATTATATATTGTGCATGGATGCTACCTCATTGACTTATGAATATTGTATGGTTATTTGTACAACGAAAGTAATTAAAAATTACGGATCTCGATATGTTTTCACAAAAAACACGAAGGTATATTTTGCACATTATCAACTGGATTAATATGATGATATGAtgattaaataatatttcatcgaGATATATGTTGTCAGCATGCAATTTAAATGAACAAGCAGATATGATCTTTGCATTTTGCAATCTTACTTAAACGTTGTTTACTAAAACCCTATGACTTATATGTCTTTATTGATAACGGTTAAGGTTATCCTTATTAGGTATGACCCAGCGAACATGTTTGTTCATACCATTATTTTACTATATGTAACGTTATATAAAGTCAACATAAGTATactctgttcaaaagtcataaatcgattgagagaacacaaatccggataacaaacttaaaccgagggacaCACATCAACTAtctaagaggaaaacaacaaaacaacagacacACTgacgtgcaacaaaaacaaatgcaaacatacatataaacgaattataatagataacaactgccatattcctaggTACAGGATATTTACAGgatgttttgtctacaaaagactcatctatGACCCTCAATACTGTTAAAAGAAAGCCAACaaatgtacaaagttgaagagcactgaggaccacaaattcctaACATTTTGCAAAATAGAAAATAAGTAATCGATACCTGATGTATAAAAGCTTActtatttcaaacattcaaagttGTGCTAACTATTAatgtataattatgataatttatgtcaacaCATAATTGCTGAATACTTGGCTCGTGATACCCTAGGGCAATAAAAACTCtaccagcagtggaatcgaccaattggttgtaaataaactcatcatagataccaggattgatatctcgtatttgcaccagacgagcctttcgtcttcaaaagacttatCAGCGAAACTcgaatacaaaaatgttaaaagagtcaaataaagtacgaagttgaagagcactgatgaCCAAACCTCCTAGAGGTTTTGTAAAATACAGCTAAGATACTCTATTTCTGAGGtgaaaaagccttagtatttcatatTTCAAAGTTGTTTACACTTTTAGTTTATaagtatgaccatatcaatgataactcatgtcaacatagaagtgctgggctgtcttatgtggaacttattacgtaatgttaaaaccatataaagaatagactcatcatcattacgaaataacaaaaccacattaggtaatgaaacaactacattatatggaacgccacagctgtcttatgtggaactctgatatgtATAggttatcgggttttctacacattgatatcgtaaaatattagccgcgagccacaatgtgaacctttttggcgagtgagcgtagcgaacgtaCTAAAAAGTTTCACATCGTGTCGAGCgactgatattttacgatatttatacgaagaaaacccgattatctttttatcgttcttttACTGGTCGTTTCTTTCTCCCTAAGACAGTTTAACGCTTGaaaaaagcaagcttgataacgtctcctctcacattgtgacgtcgctgataacttctcttctcacattgtgacgtcactgataatgcctggtctcgttttgaagtcttgatacgagaattacggagcAACAGAGCAGGTTAATATAGGCAGAGGGAAGGACGATAAAACGTTATCTTGTCCTACTATAACTGaattatattttgtctttacttaatatggttttgacattacgtaatgatagAGTTCGGGTTACTGTTAAGGAAAACTATGAGTCAGTCTTCGATTTCGAATTCAAGCCatcattataaaattaaagttcTAGTAAGCATTGCGTTTCGAGTTGAACTTTAGTTTGAGTCACATCTAAAGGTAGAGTTCTAGTTATAACTTTGAATCTGAGTCACTTTTTGAGGTAGAGTCtgagtaagattcgaatttaagtctcatttagattaattaagatttcgagttgaaattcgaCCTATCTTATATGAGTTCgtatttaaattttctatcgtGGACCAAGAGCTTTTGCTagggcttccgaaaagagggctccgAGGAATGCGTACAAACTGAGATAAACAATGttacagtatacaaaacgcaacatagaagttgaaataaagttagatgtggtgtgattgccaattgccaccagagtttaaatgcagtggatgtacGAAATCAtgtataggcaaccgtacagccttcaacacatcGTATAGtcaatctacaaaaaaaatatgacacaCATAATTCAACGACAACAGTTGAACTTCATGATCCTGACTTGGGGCAAGTTtataaagaaagtgcaaaatgaTACTCCCCGCAGTTCACTCTTAAGCaactgtattataacaaagtCAACGTATGACTTCCTTGGGATATTATTGTGTCTGGGAGACACAATTGCTGCCCCTGCAGATGCAAAGTgtaatttaaaaataactataACATTCAACTGCTTATACCCCAAAAAATTAGTTCAATTACCTCCCAAAAgagcaaaaattaataaaactaaaaaccctgaccacatgcacaccttcaatatatgttcAAACAGACAGTAAAGAGAAATCTTCCTAAGATTCAAACTGTAGGATAAgttatgcggaataactatatacccataatgggacggaCGGGCGGATGGGAGTGAAACATTATCCTCCCCCCCACACTTTCAGTtgcaggggcataaaaaacagTTTCAATTGGCCGACTCAATAGATCGCTATTACAGGGTAATATAAATACatcggggtgatctcaggtgcttcaaaAATTTAAGAGATTCTGCTCGATGttaggcacccgtcgtgttattcgtGAAAGTAAAAACCCAGCGATTTGCTTTTATTTGGTAGTTCACATTCGAGGAAAAGATGACGGTATTATGGTTACGACAActggaacatatccgtcgtcacatgtgaaacagatattcaaaaaaaataatatctcaaTTAGTGACAGGTAGATCAGAGAATTCAATTGATAATCAAAGTACGGAATTACTGAAATTGGATGACCGCAAGTTTTTGTGGATGGTCCGAAAAacacttgtttcagaaaaaaaaatcacatctctatacctgaaagtgaggttaatgtacagatataatcAGTATACTTtggtttattgttatatattatattaatacttGGATATTACTGGTACATGTACAAATTATTTTCAtgcatttgtatatcattttattctactATATTGATAATAGTGCAGTGTAAGTATTTGTTGGACGCgtcactcttctgtaataatttgatttttctaatagaatGGATTTGAGTAGCCTtcgtattttcccgcaaaaaatgtttaaccatccatgcagagttatcgttccttgagattgcaaacgttcttgagatatacTCCCGCATgcgtgtgcatatatattaatgatgtttcagttatatttatatacatttaataacacattttaatattatcaatttatcttctttaaaaagtatttgatgagtattcattgaagaaatgaatttataacaatcGACAAGGAATATTCGTTTGCACTTGATGATGTCTAAGTatcatcatgtttatagatcggttaaaaacccaaaacgaatattacgtaatggaaatctaggcgatagcaatacaccggaatgccctcacggtcatccgctGTAAAACGATTGACATTCGTTTATGTTTAAATGATCATTCACGTAAAAAAAATGGGAGACttcttattttatagtattgatgGTTTGTCGGTTAGTCCAAGCAATCAACACCCCCATCCCCAACCCCTTCCCCCATTTCCCTGTAACTTGAGTGTGGGTTGATTTAAAGTATCTCATTTGTTAACAGTAAAGTACAAGTCTTTTGATTTGTGTCGAGCCTCCGATATCACTGTAGCGCCAGTGAGACATAACAAACCTATATTCCGTCGTCGAATAGTGGCGTTGGCGTCTCCATCGTTTAGATCGTTAGGTttctaggtttttttttacatttttcatttcgggaccttttatagcttactatggggcatgggttttgctcattaaaCTATTTTGACATGACAAATTTTTGGAAACCACAATGAAGTGTTTTACAACTTGTATAGGAGTTATTcctcaatatcaagaaaaaacatctacagaaaaaaaaacattttttttttaattttgcttttaCCGATAAATGTATCTATAAATGAACAGCCGGTCAACATTACGTTTTACACCGACAGTAGCAATATCAGGCGAAACACAGGGTTCCGcagaatattttacaaaattatataatactgcttctattaAAGAACTTAGAGGAAAACGACAGAACTAAGTGATTTGGGAATATCCAAATTATGTCCGAAGTACTGTAAACTTTTAGTACTATTTTCTTATTATTCTCTACCATTCCCCTTTTTCATACCAAAAAACTCTGAACAAccatttaaactttaatttaaactTTTACTCAATGGA
Encoded here:
- the LOC143071140 gene encoding uncharacterized protein LOC143071140 isoform X1, with the protein product MERQHWCSFCRIPFENKYSLRGHLYIHAKQPRVPCSICPLTFAHYSQLGKHLRYMHSDYIINTFVENAESIYRKNIIGITPWIESDSEWADSSEEETITSSEEENISEDTDSENVEETVENFSNETQYILATNVNDVSHNKNTVGEFVSKGVNTKHMNNLVGHNRNVKSCGVSFLVELERGKAGIHHLNITRNISNSKDNSKRHILQQHMESEFLSTDDRVSFQRPRDENTDPDLRDKDPPEKTLLQTEQNIQQTPWTDLDREEKEQLDYEEMIAMIGQDGVNDEEESIKINEDQEQTPWTDLDREEKEQLDYEEMIAMIGQDGVNDEEESIKINEDQELALADVVYNPGQSVWTEAIDILKATFMKKRK
- the LOC143071140 gene encoding uncharacterized protein LOC143071140 isoform X4, whose translation is MERQHWCSFCRIPFENKYSLRGHLYIHAKQPRVPCSICPLTFAHYSQLGKHLRYMHSDYIINTFVENAESIYRKNIIGITPWIESDSEWADSSEEETITSSEEENISEDTDSENVEETVENFSNETQYILATNVNDVSHNKNTVGEFVSKGVNTKHMNNLVGHNRNVKSCGVSFLVELERGKAGIHHLNITRNISNSKDNSKRHILQQHMESEFLSTDDRVSFQRPRDENTDPDLRDKDPPEKTLLQTEQNIQQTPWTDLDREEKEQLDYEEMIAMIGQDGVNDEEESIKINEDQELALADVVYNPGQSVWTEAIDILKATFMKKRK
- the LOC143071140 gene encoding uncharacterized protein LOC143071140 isoform X2; its protein translation is MERQHWCSFCRIPFENKYSLRGHLYIHAKQPRVPCSICPLTFAHYSQLGKHLRYMHSDYIINTFVENAESIYRKNIIGITPWIESDSEWADSSEEETITSSEEENISEDTDSENVEETVENFSNETQYILATNVNDVSHNKNTVGEFVSKGVNTKHMNNLVGHNRNVKSCGVSFLVELERGKAGIHHLNITRNISNSKDNSKRHILQQHMESEFLSTDDRVSFQRPRDENTDPDLRDKDPPEKTLLQTEQNIQQTPWTDLDREEKEQLDYEEMIAMIGQDGVNDEEESIKINEDQEQTPWTDLDREEKEQLDYEEMIAMIGQDGVNDEEESIKINEDQELALADVVYNPGQSGEFSNL
- the LOC143071140 gene encoding uncharacterized protein LOC143071140 isoform X5, which produces MERQHWCSFCRIPFENKYSLRGHLYIHAKQPRVPCSICPLTFAHYSQLGKHLRYMHSDYIINTFVENAESIYRKNIIGITPWIESDSEWADSSEEETITSSEEENISEDTDSENVEETVENFSNETQYILATNVNDVSHNKNTVGEFVSKGVNTKHMNNLVGHNRNVKSCGVSFLVELERGKAGIHHLNITRNISNSKDNSKRHILQQHMESEFLSTDDRVSFQRPRDENTDPDLRDKDPPEKTLLQTEQNIQQTPWTDLDREEKEQLDYEEMIAMIGQDGVNDEEESIKINEDQELALADVVYNPGQSGEFSNL